In one Diceros bicornis minor isolate mBicDic1 chromosome 2, mDicBic1.mat.cur, whole genome shotgun sequence genomic region, the following are encoded:
- the WDR6 gene encoding WD repeat-containing protein 6 isoform X1: MDMDAHDDCVWPRATSELILLPVTGLECVGDRLLAGEGPDVLVYSLDFGGHLRMMKRVQNLLGHYLIHGFRVRPESIGDLDSEAMVAVFGSKGLRVVKVSWGQGCFQELWRSGLWNMSDWIWDARWLEGNMALALGHNSVVLYDPVVGCILQEVPCTDRCTLSSACLIGDTWKELTIVAGAISNQLLVWYPAAALIDNKPVAPDRRVSGHVGVIFSMSYLESKGLLATASEDRSVRIWKVGDLRVPGGRVQNIGHCFGHSARVWQVKLLENYLISAGEDCVCLVWSHEGEILQAFRGHQGRGIRAIAAHERQAWVITGGDDSGIRLWHLVGRGYPGSGVSALSFKSRSRPGALKAVTLAGSWRLLAVTDAGALYLYDLEVKCWEQLLEDKRFQSYCLLEAAPGPEGFGLCAMASGEGHVKVVPINTPTAAVDLNLFRGKVHSLSWALRGYEELLLLASGPGGVVACLEISAAPSGKAIFVKERCRYLLPPSKQRWHTCSAFLPPGDFLVCGDRRGSVLLFPSRPGLLKDLGVGGKAGAGTGALGAGSGSGESENTLAEWGPLSTLPSLHGKQGVTSVTCHGGYVYTTGRDGAYYQLLVRGSQLQPVLRQKSCRGMNWVAGLRMVADGSMVILGFHANEFVVWSPRSHEKLHIINCGGGHRSWAFSDTEAAMAFAYLKDGDVMLYQALGGCTRPHVILRESLHGREITCVKRVGTITLGPEFGVPSFVHPDHLEPGSKGPGLIDIVITCSEDTTVCVLALPTATGSAHALTAVCNHISSVRAVAVWGTGTPGNPEDPRPGLTAHVVSAGGRAEMHCFNIMVTLDPSTPSRLACHVMHLSSHRLDEYWDRQRNRHRMVKVDPETRYMSLAVCELDRPGLGPLVASACSDGAVRLFLLQDSGRRLQLLAETFHHKRCVLKVHSFMHEARNQRRRLFLCSAATDGSLAFWDLTTVLDHGSTALQPPVDPGLPHRLGTPCLTLQAHSCGVNSLHTLPTHEGHLVASGSEDGSLHVFVLAVEVPELEEAVGGAELVPQLHVLEEYSVPCAHAAHVTGLKILSPSLMVSASIDQRLTFWRLGHGEPTFMNSTVYHVPDVADMDCWPVSPEFGHRCALGGQGLEVYNWYD, from the exons ATGGACATGGACGCTCACGACGACTGTGTTTGGCCGCGGGCAACCTCGGAGCTCATACTTCTCCCGGTCACGGGACTGGAGTGCGTGGGGGACCGGCTGTTGGCGG GTGAGGGGCCTGATGTCCTGGTGTACAGCTTGGATTTTGGCGGACATCTGCGGATGATGAAGCGAGTGCAGAACCTGCTTGGCCACTATCTTATCCATGGGTTCCGAGTACGACCAGAATCCATTGGAGACCTTGACTCGGAGGCCATGGTGGCTGTGTTTGGGAGCAAGGGACTCCGAGTTGTGAAAGTTAGCTGGGGACAGGGCTGCTTCCAGGAGCTCTGGCGCTCTGGCCTGTGGAACATGTCTGATTGGATCTGGGATGCACGTTGGCTTGAAGGGAACATGGCCTTAGCCCTGGGCCACAACTCAGTAGTGCTATATGACCCTGTGGTGGGGTGCATCCTGCAGGAGGTGCCCTGTACAGACAGGTGCACCCTCTCTTCAGCCTGTCTGATTGGAGACACCTGGAAGGAGCTGACCATAGTGGCAGGTGCCATTTCCAATCAGCTCCTAGTCTGGTACCCAGCAGCTGCTTTAATAGACAATAAGCCTGTGGCCCCTGACCGACGGGTCAGTGGGCATGTGGGTGTCATCTTCAGCATGTCATACCTGGAAAGCAAGGGCTTATTGGCTACGGCCTCAGAAGACCGAAGTGTTCGCATCTGGAAGGTGGGTGACCTGCGGGTGCCTGGGGGTCGGGTGCAGAATATTGGGCACTGCTTTGGGCACAGTGCCCGTGTATGGCAAGTCAAGCTCCTGGAGAATTACCTTATCAGTGCAGGAGAGGACTGTGTCTGCTTGGTATGGAGCCATGAAGGTGAGATCCTCCAGGCCTTTCGGGGCCACCAGGGCCGTGGGATCCGGGCCATAGCTGCTCATGAGAGGCAGGCCTGGGTGATCACTGGGGGCGATGACTCAGGCATCCGGCTATGGCACCTGGTAGGGCGTGGGTACCCAGGTTCAGGGGTCTCAGCTCTCTCCTTCAAGTCCCGTAGCAGGCCCGGTGCCCTCAAGGCTGTGACGCTGGCTGGCTCGTGGAGACTATTGGCAGTGACTGATGCAGGGGCCCTGTACCTCTATGACCTTGAGGTTAAGTGCTGGGAGCAGCTGCTGGAGGACAAGCGTTTCCAGTCTTACTGCCTCCTGGAGGCAGCCCCTGGTCCTGAGGGCTTCGGACTGTGTGCCATGGCCAGTGGGGAGGGTCATGTCAAGGTTGTCCCTATCAACACTCCAACTGCAGCTGTGGACCTGAACCTGTTCCGTGGGAAGGTGCACAGCCTGAGCTGGGCCCTCCGTGGCTATGAGGAGCTCCTGTTGCTGGCATCAGGCCCTGGCGGTGTTGTGGCTTGCCTAGAGATCTCAGCTGCACCCTCTGGCAAGGCCATCTTTGTCAAGGAACGTTGCCGGTACCTGCTGCCTCCGAGCAAGCAGAGATGGCACACATGCAGTGCCTTCCTACCCCCGGGGGACTTCCTGGTGTGTGGGGACCGCCGGGGCTCTGTGTTGCTGTTCCCCTCCAGACCAGGTCTGCTCAAGGATCTTGGGGTTGGAGGCAAGGCTGGGGCTGGTACTGGAGCACTTGGAGCGGGTAGTGGCAGTGGTGAAAGTGAGAACACCTTGGCCGAATGGGGCCCTCTGTCCACCCTCCCTTCTTTGCATGGGAAGCAGGGTGTGACCTCAGTCACCTGTCATGGTGGCTACGTGTACACCACAGGGCGTGATGGCGCCTACTACCAGCTCCTTGTGCGAGGCAGCCAACTCCAACCAGTCCTAAGGCAGAAGTCCTGTCGAGGCATGAACTGGGTGGCTGGGCTCCGTATGGTGGCTGATGGGAGTATGGTCATCCTGGGTTTTCACGCCAATGAGTTTGTGGTGTGGAGCCCCCGGTCACATGAGAAGCTGCATATCATCAACTGTGGTGGAGGGCATCGCTCCTGGGCCTTCTCTGATACTGAGGCGGCTATGGCCTTCGCCTACCTCAAGGATGGGGATGTCATGCTGTACCAGGCTCTGGGTGGCTGCACCCGGCCACACGTGATTCTTCGGGAGAGCCTGCATGGCCGTGAGATCACTTGTGTAAAGCGTGTGGGCACCATCACCCTGGGGCCTGAATTTGGGGTGCCTAGCTTTGTGCATCCTGACCACCTGGAGCCTGGCAGCAAGGGGCCTGGCCTGATCGACATCGTGATCACATGCAGCGAGGACACTACTGTCTGTGTCCTGGCACTCCCCACAGCCACGGGCTCAGCCCATGCGCTTACAGCTGTTTGTAACCACATCTCCTCGGTGCGTGCAGTGGCTGTGTGGGGCACTGGCACCCCAGGCAACCCTGAGGATCCTCGGCCAGGCCTGACTGCCCACGTGGTATCAGCGGGGGGCCGGGCTGAGATGCACTGCTTCAACATCATGGTTACCCTGGACCCTAGCACCCCAAGCCGCCTCGCCTGCCATGTCATGCACCTTTCATCCCACCGGCTAGATGAGTACTGGGACCGGCAGCGCAATCGGCACCGGATGGTCAAGGTGGACCCAGAGACCAG GTACATGTCTCTAGCTGTGTGTGAGCTCGACAGGCCTGGCCTTGGACCCCTTGTGGCTTCAGCCTGTAGTGATGGGGCAGTGAG GCTCTTTCTTTTGCAGGACTCTGGGCGGCGGCTGCAGCTCCTGGCTGAAACCTTCCACCACAAGCGGTGTGTCCTGAAGGTCCACTCCTTTATGCATGAGGCACGCAATCAGCGGCG GAGACTGTTCCTCTGCAGTGCAGCCACCGATGGCAGCTTGGCCTTCTGGGATCTTACCACTGTGCTGGACCATGGCTCCACTGCCCTGCAGCCTCCAGTGGACCCTGGGCTTCCCCACC GGCTGGGAACCCCCTGCCTGACCCTCCAGGCTCACAGCTGTGGTGTCAACAGCCTGCATACCTTGCCCACACATGAGGGCCATCTTGTGGCCAGTGGCAGTGAGGATGGCTCCCTCCATGTCTTTGTGCTTGCTGTGGAGGTGCCAGAACTGGAAGAGGCTGTGGGGGGTGCTGAGCTGGTACCTCAGCTGCATGTGCTAGAGGAATACTCTGTCCCCTGTGCACATGCTGCCCATGTGACAGGCCTCAAGATCCTAAGCCCAAGCCTCATGGTCTCAGCCTCCATTGACCAACGGCTGACCTTCTGGCGTCTGGGGCACGGTGAGCCCACCTTCATGAACAGTACAGTGTACCACGTACCAGATGTGGCCGACATGGACTGCTGGCCCGTGAGCCCTGAGTTTGGCCACCGCTGTGCTCTTGGGGGCCAGGGGCTTGAGGTTTACAACTGGTATGACTGA
- the WDR6 gene encoding WD repeat-containing protein 6 isoform X2, whose amino-acid sequence MMKRVQNLLGHYLIHGFRVRPESIGDLDSEAMVAVFGSKGLRVVKVSWGQGCFQELWRSGLWNMSDWIWDARWLEGNMALALGHNSVVLYDPVVGCILQEVPCTDRCTLSSACLIGDTWKELTIVAGAISNQLLVWYPAAALIDNKPVAPDRRVSGHVGVIFSMSYLESKGLLATASEDRSVRIWKVGDLRVPGGRVQNIGHCFGHSARVWQVKLLENYLISAGEDCVCLVWSHEGEILQAFRGHQGRGIRAIAAHERQAWVITGGDDSGIRLWHLVGRGYPGSGVSALSFKSRSRPGALKAVTLAGSWRLLAVTDAGALYLYDLEVKCWEQLLEDKRFQSYCLLEAAPGPEGFGLCAMASGEGHVKVVPINTPTAAVDLNLFRGKVHSLSWALRGYEELLLLASGPGGVVACLEISAAPSGKAIFVKERCRYLLPPSKQRWHTCSAFLPPGDFLVCGDRRGSVLLFPSRPGLLKDLGVGGKAGAGTGALGAGSGSGESENTLAEWGPLSTLPSLHGKQGVTSVTCHGGYVYTTGRDGAYYQLLVRGSQLQPVLRQKSCRGMNWVAGLRMVADGSMVILGFHANEFVVWSPRSHEKLHIINCGGGHRSWAFSDTEAAMAFAYLKDGDVMLYQALGGCTRPHVILRESLHGREITCVKRVGTITLGPEFGVPSFVHPDHLEPGSKGPGLIDIVITCSEDTTVCVLALPTATGSAHALTAVCNHISSVRAVAVWGTGTPGNPEDPRPGLTAHVVSAGGRAEMHCFNIMVTLDPSTPSRLACHVMHLSSHRLDEYWDRQRNRHRMVKVDPETRYMSLAVCELDRPGLGPLVASACSDGAVRLFLLQDSGRRLQLLAETFHHKRCVLKVHSFMHEARNQRRRLFLCSAATDGSLAFWDLTTVLDHGSTALQPPVDPGLPHRLGTPCLTLQAHSCGVNSLHTLPTHEGHLVASGSEDGSLHVFVLAVEVPELEEAVGGAELVPQLHVLEEYSVPCAHAAHVTGLKILSPSLMVSASIDQRLTFWRLGHGEPTFMNSTVYHVPDVADMDCWPVSPEFGHRCALGGQGLEVYNWYD is encoded by the exons ATGATGAAGCGAGTGCAGAACCTGCTTGGCCACTATCTTATCCATGGGTTCCGAGTACGACCAGAATCCATTGGAGACCTTGACTCGGAGGCCATGGTGGCTGTGTTTGGGAGCAAGGGACTCCGAGTTGTGAAAGTTAGCTGGGGACAGGGCTGCTTCCAGGAGCTCTGGCGCTCTGGCCTGTGGAACATGTCTGATTGGATCTGGGATGCACGTTGGCTTGAAGGGAACATGGCCTTAGCCCTGGGCCACAACTCAGTAGTGCTATATGACCCTGTGGTGGGGTGCATCCTGCAGGAGGTGCCCTGTACAGACAGGTGCACCCTCTCTTCAGCCTGTCTGATTGGAGACACCTGGAAGGAGCTGACCATAGTGGCAGGTGCCATTTCCAATCAGCTCCTAGTCTGGTACCCAGCAGCTGCTTTAATAGACAATAAGCCTGTGGCCCCTGACCGACGGGTCAGTGGGCATGTGGGTGTCATCTTCAGCATGTCATACCTGGAAAGCAAGGGCTTATTGGCTACGGCCTCAGAAGACCGAAGTGTTCGCATCTGGAAGGTGGGTGACCTGCGGGTGCCTGGGGGTCGGGTGCAGAATATTGGGCACTGCTTTGGGCACAGTGCCCGTGTATGGCAAGTCAAGCTCCTGGAGAATTACCTTATCAGTGCAGGAGAGGACTGTGTCTGCTTGGTATGGAGCCATGAAGGTGAGATCCTCCAGGCCTTTCGGGGCCACCAGGGCCGTGGGATCCGGGCCATAGCTGCTCATGAGAGGCAGGCCTGGGTGATCACTGGGGGCGATGACTCAGGCATCCGGCTATGGCACCTGGTAGGGCGTGGGTACCCAGGTTCAGGGGTCTCAGCTCTCTCCTTCAAGTCCCGTAGCAGGCCCGGTGCCCTCAAGGCTGTGACGCTGGCTGGCTCGTGGAGACTATTGGCAGTGACTGATGCAGGGGCCCTGTACCTCTATGACCTTGAGGTTAAGTGCTGGGAGCAGCTGCTGGAGGACAAGCGTTTCCAGTCTTACTGCCTCCTGGAGGCAGCCCCTGGTCCTGAGGGCTTCGGACTGTGTGCCATGGCCAGTGGGGAGGGTCATGTCAAGGTTGTCCCTATCAACACTCCAACTGCAGCTGTGGACCTGAACCTGTTCCGTGGGAAGGTGCACAGCCTGAGCTGGGCCCTCCGTGGCTATGAGGAGCTCCTGTTGCTGGCATCAGGCCCTGGCGGTGTTGTGGCTTGCCTAGAGATCTCAGCTGCACCCTCTGGCAAGGCCATCTTTGTCAAGGAACGTTGCCGGTACCTGCTGCCTCCGAGCAAGCAGAGATGGCACACATGCAGTGCCTTCCTACCCCCGGGGGACTTCCTGGTGTGTGGGGACCGCCGGGGCTCTGTGTTGCTGTTCCCCTCCAGACCAGGTCTGCTCAAGGATCTTGGGGTTGGAGGCAAGGCTGGGGCTGGTACTGGAGCACTTGGAGCGGGTAGTGGCAGTGGTGAAAGTGAGAACACCTTGGCCGAATGGGGCCCTCTGTCCACCCTCCCTTCTTTGCATGGGAAGCAGGGTGTGACCTCAGTCACCTGTCATGGTGGCTACGTGTACACCACAGGGCGTGATGGCGCCTACTACCAGCTCCTTGTGCGAGGCAGCCAACTCCAACCAGTCCTAAGGCAGAAGTCCTGTCGAGGCATGAACTGGGTGGCTGGGCTCCGTATGGTGGCTGATGGGAGTATGGTCATCCTGGGTTTTCACGCCAATGAGTTTGTGGTGTGGAGCCCCCGGTCACATGAGAAGCTGCATATCATCAACTGTGGTGGAGGGCATCGCTCCTGGGCCTTCTCTGATACTGAGGCGGCTATGGCCTTCGCCTACCTCAAGGATGGGGATGTCATGCTGTACCAGGCTCTGGGTGGCTGCACCCGGCCACACGTGATTCTTCGGGAGAGCCTGCATGGCCGTGAGATCACTTGTGTAAAGCGTGTGGGCACCATCACCCTGGGGCCTGAATTTGGGGTGCCTAGCTTTGTGCATCCTGACCACCTGGAGCCTGGCAGCAAGGGGCCTGGCCTGATCGACATCGTGATCACATGCAGCGAGGACACTACTGTCTGTGTCCTGGCACTCCCCACAGCCACGGGCTCAGCCCATGCGCTTACAGCTGTTTGTAACCACATCTCCTCGGTGCGTGCAGTGGCTGTGTGGGGCACTGGCACCCCAGGCAACCCTGAGGATCCTCGGCCAGGCCTGACTGCCCACGTGGTATCAGCGGGGGGCCGGGCTGAGATGCACTGCTTCAACATCATGGTTACCCTGGACCCTAGCACCCCAAGCCGCCTCGCCTGCCATGTCATGCACCTTTCATCCCACCGGCTAGATGAGTACTGGGACCGGCAGCGCAATCGGCACCGGATGGTCAAGGTGGACCCAGAGACCAG GTACATGTCTCTAGCTGTGTGTGAGCTCGACAGGCCTGGCCTTGGACCCCTTGTGGCTTCAGCCTGTAGTGATGGGGCAGTGAG GCTCTTTCTTTTGCAGGACTCTGGGCGGCGGCTGCAGCTCCTGGCTGAAACCTTCCACCACAAGCGGTGTGTCCTGAAGGTCCACTCCTTTATGCATGAGGCACGCAATCAGCGGCG GAGACTGTTCCTCTGCAGTGCAGCCACCGATGGCAGCTTGGCCTTCTGGGATCTTACCACTGTGCTGGACCATGGCTCCACTGCCCTGCAGCCTCCAGTGGACCCTGGGCTTCCCCACC GGCTGGGAACCCCCTGCCTGACCCTCCAGGCTCACAGCTGTGGTGTCAACAGCCTGCATACCTTGCCCACACATGAGGGCCATCTTGTGGCCAGTGGCAGTGAGGATGGCTCCCTCCATGTCTTTGTGCTTGCTGTGGAGGTGCCAGAACTGGAAGAGGCTGTGGGGGGTGCTGAGCTGGTACCTCAGCTGCATGTGCTAGAGGAATACTCTGTCCCCTGTGCACATGCTGCCCATGTGACAGGCCTCAAGATCCTAAGCCCAAGCCTCATGGTCTCAGCCTCCATTGACCAACGGCTGACCTTCTGGCGTCTGGGGCACGGTGAGCCCACCTTCATGAACAGTACAGTGTACCACGTACCAGATGTGGCCGACATGGACTGCTGGCCCGTGAGCCCTGAGTTTGGCCACCGCTGTGCTCTTGGGGGCCAGGGGCTTGAGGTTTACAACTGGTATGACTGA